The Flexivirga oryzae genome has a segment encoding these proteins:
- a CDS encoding TIGR03089 family protein produces MNSDDLRTALLAGDLTRPRLTWYDGGTGERVDLSGKTLAKWVAKAANWLDQEMALSPGDRLSLTIPADHWRAIYWSLAGWTRGLVVTTESDADAAVTLEGGSGSADLVEPAAALAPSPLQAFSDAMPPPVGPAEYAAPELPGDLPAGSRVLLGVTAAQRAPEWAAALMGHGCSVVVMRNFEGEIGPEKRASEAVEVVL; encoded by the coding sequence GTGAACTCCGATGACCTCCGCACGGCACTTCTGGCCGGCGACCTGACCCGCCCGCGACTCACCTGGTACGACGGCGGGACCGGCGAGCGAGTCGACCTCTCGGGCAAGACGCTTGCCAAATGGGTTGCCAAAGCAGCGAACTGGCTCGACCAGGAGATGGCGTTGTCCCCGGGCGACCGGTTGAGCCTGACGATCCCGGCGGACCATTGGCGGGCGATCTACTGGTCGCTCGCCGGGTGGACCCGAGGGCTCGTGGTCACCACCGAGTCCGACGCCGACGCCGCGGTGACGCTGGAGGGCGGCTCCGGATCGGCCGACCTGGTCGAGCCCGCGGCAGCGCTCGCGCCGAGCCCGCTGCAGGCGTTCTCGGACGCGATGCCGCCGCCCGTCGGGCCGGCCGAGTATGCCGCCCCCGAGCTGCCGGGTGACCTCCCCGCGGGCAGCCGGGTTCTGCTCGGGGTGACCGCCGCCCAGCGTGCGCCGGAATGGGCCGCTGCGCTGATGGGGCACGGCTGTTCGGTGGTCGTGATGCGCAACTTCGAGGGCGAGATCGGTCCCGAAAAGAGGGCATCCGAAGCGGTCGAGGTCGTCTTGTAA